In Candidatus Binataceae bacterium, a single window of DNA contains:
- a CDS encoding SBBP repeat-containing protein, which produces MGFFGDCAQRIVVDGAGNAYVTGTTSSGDFPVTATAFQPTFGGGSSDAFLYELSPDGSHLVYSTFLGGSANEGGAGIATDGSGHVWVGGEVRANGTFPTTAGTFQRTIKGADNGFVAEFDLTKTGAASLMWSTLLGGTSSAPYGGVLGLTVDASGHVFVTGQTHSQDYPVTAATALQPTFTFAGGCQGAGNDPYSAAFVSKLSSVGTKLLYSIFVGGTKVGSGNLCDQYATTIALDGSGNIWTLGATGADSFPTTANA; this is translated from the coding sequence GTGGGATTCTTTGGCGATTGCGCACAGCGTATCGTGGTTGACGGCGCCGGGAACGCATACGTCACCGGCACGACTTCCTCGGGCGACTTCCCGGTCACCGCAACGGCCTTCCAGCCCACGTTCGGCGGCGGCAGTTCAGACGCCTTTCTTTACGAGCTCAGCCCCGACGGCTCTCACCTGGTCTACTCCACCTTCCTCGGCGGCAGCGCCAACGAAGGCGGAGCGGGAATCGCGACCGACGGCAGCGGACACGTATGGGTCGGCGGCGAAGTGCGCGCCAATGGCACCTTCCCAACCACGGCCGGCACGTTTCAAAGGACCATCAAGGGCGCGGACAACGGTTTCGTAGCGGAATTCGACCTGACGAAGACAGGCGCGGCGTCGCTGATGTGGTCCACGCTGCTGGGCGGGACCAGCAGCGCTCCCTACGGCGGGGTCCTGGGATTGACGGTCGATGCGTCAGGCCACGTCTTCGTCACTGGTCAAACCCATTCCCAGGATTACCCGGTAACGGCCGCGACGGCTTTGCAGCCGACCTTCACTTTCGCCGGCGGCTGCCAGGGCGCCGGGAACGATCCATACTCGGCGGCGTTCGTCAGTAAGCTGAGTTCGGTCGGGACCAAGCTCCTGTATTCGATCTTCGTCGGCGGCACCAAGGTGGGCAGCGGCAACCTGTGCGATCAGTACGCCACCACAATCGCGCTCGACGGCAGCGGCAACATCTGGACGCTCGGCGCGACGGGCGCCGACTCGTTTCCCACGACCGCGAAC